The Lysobacter gummosus sequence CGCCCACGGACACCCCCGCGCGTCCCGTCTGTCGATTCGGAGTCCCCGCCGTCATGTTCACTGAAACCCAACTGGCCGCCGCCGTTCAATGCCCGCCCGCCCGCGCCGTGCGATGGCTGTCGCCGCTACTGCGCGCCATGCACCGACAAGGCATCACCACGCCACGCCGCGCCGCGCACTTCCTGGCCCAGCTCGGGCACGAAAGCGCCGGCCTGTCGCGCCTGGAAGAAAACCTCAATTACTCGGCCTCGCGCCTGCTGGAAGTCTTCGAAGACCATTTCAACCCAGCCACGGCCGCGCAGTACGCGGGCCAGCCCGAACGCATCGGCAATCGCGTGTATGCGTCGAGCAACGGCAACCGCAACGAGTCCAGCGGCGACGGCTATCGTTTCCGAGGCCGTAGCCCGGTGCATCTGACCGGGCGCGCAAATTACCGCTGGATCGGCGAATTACTGGGCCTGCCGTTGGAAGCGCAACCCGACCTTGCAACCGGCGTGGAAGTCGGCGCCGATATCGCGGCGGCCTACTGGCGCGGTCGTGGCCTCAACATCCTGGCCGACGAAAACGACACGCTCGGCGTGAGTCGCAAACTCAACCTGGGCCGCACCGATACCCGCCGCCTGCCGAACGGCTGGGTAGACCGCGCGGCGCGCACCAAACGCGCCCTGGCCGCGTTCGGGCTGGCCGCATGACCCGTGCGCTAGCGCTGCTGCTGGTGCTGGTCGCCCTGGTCGGCGGTTTCGTCCATATCGAGAACGGACGCCGCCACGCGGCCGAGGAACGCGCCAGCGCGGCCGAGGACGCCCGCCGCGAGGCCGAGGACGCCCGCGATCTGGCGTTGGCCCATGAGCGCGTTGTGGTGCGTTACGTGGACCGCGTGCAGGTCGTGCGCGCCAACGCCCAAATCATCACCAAGGAAATCCCCATCTATGTCACTCCGACCGCCGACGCTGCTTGCACTGTGCCTGTTGGGTTTGTGCGCCTGCATGACGCCGCCGCAGCGAACCAACCCACCACCCCAAGCACCGGAAATCCTGATGCGCCCGCCGCTGGCGTTGCGCTCTCTGACGTTGCCGGCGCCGTCGCCGACAACTACGCCACCTGTCACGCCAACGCCGAGCAAGTAATCGGCTTGCAGGACTACGTGCGCGAACTGCTGCGCCTGCGCAATCCATGAACAAGCCGGCCAGTTTGCGCGCCCATCTCGCAAAGGCGATTCCAGAACTGCAACGCAACCCCGAAAGCCTGCTGGTGTTCGTGGAGGAAGGAAGCCTAATCAGCACCGCGCAAACGAGCGAGTCATTCGAACTGCGTTATCGGCTGTCGCTGGTGCTGGTGGATTTCGTCGGCGATGCCAATCGCCTCTTTCTGGCGGTGTTGCGCTGGGCCGCACTGCATCAAAACGAATTGCTCGCCAATCCCGACCGGCGCGGCGATATCGCGTTTGAGGTGGACGTGATCGACCATGAGCGCGCCGACGTGGAGATTCGTTTACCGCTAACCGAACGAATCGGCGTGCTCGTCCTGCAGAACGGCGAGGACCGTATTACGCCGTGGCCCGAGCCGAAGTTCGACCCTGAGTCGTGGTGCAACTTCGGCATGGTGCCGTGAACGATCTTGAGCAATTGGAAACGTGGGCGACGCCGCTGATTGCGGCGCTGGCCCCATCCGCTCGCAGCAAACTGCTACAAGCGCTAGCTGTTGATCTACGGCGGTCGCAACAACGCCGCATCGCGCAGCAACGCAACCCGGACGGCAGCGTCTACGCACCGCGCAAGCCGCAGCGAGAGGACCGTGCCGGCCGCATTCGTCGCGGCGCCATGTTTCGACGCATCCGCATGGCCCGCCATCTGCGAGCGACCAGCAACGCGGACGGGTTGCGCGTCGGATACGCCGGACGCGTAGCCCGCATCGCCCGCGTTCACCAAGAGGGTGGCATCGACATCGCGAAGCGCGGTGGTGCCTCTATCCGCTACGCCCGCCGGCAACTGCTCGGCTTCAATGAAAAAGACCGAGAACTAGTCCAGAGTTGGCTACTTAATCACCTAAGCCAGACAGCACCCTTGCCGAGATGACAGCAGAGCATCTATAAGTGATCGATCGCTCAAACGGTGGAAGTAGTTCGCGACCTCCAGGCGGTAAACTTTATATTCGGATTGCTGCTAGATTCGTTTCCAACCGCCCCCCCGAACCAAGAAAGCCTCAAACAATGTACGACTTCAAAACGCTTTCATACGCAGACTTTGAAGACTTGACCCGCGACTTGGTGGGTGAGGCTCTCTCGCTTAACTTTGAGGGCTTCTGTCCAGGCCCTGATGGAGGAATAGATGGTCGCCACGCCATGGGTGGGCAGACCACTATTTTGCAAGCCAAACACTACGCCGGCTCAAGCTTCTCACAATTAAAATCCGAGATGAGGCGCGCGCGCGCGACTATCGACTGTTTAATCGCGGACCGTTACCTACTCGTCACCTCATGCCCGCTTACACCTGCGAATAAAATTGAACTCGCAGAGATTATTGGCACCAAGCTTAAGCAATCAGCGGATATCCTGGGGCCTGAAGATCTCAATGCCATGCTTCGACGTTACCCGAGCATAGAAAAAAGTCACATCAAATTATGGCTATCGAGTGCTGCGGTATTAGATCGCATCATTCGTTCCGTGCACTACGACTTTGCCGCACAATCCCGCGAGGAAATGGAGGAAAAGGTTAAGGTCTACGTGCCTAATCCGAGCTTCAACGAATCTTTCGACAAGCTTGAGAAGCACCATGTTTTGATCATTTCTGGGCCGCCAGGAGTGGGGAAGTCTACGCTGGCCGAGATGCTTTCCTATAGCTATATCGGGAAAGACTGGGAGTACATACCCATTCGCAGCCTTGACGATGGTTTTAGCGCTCTGAACGATTCACGACACCGCGTCTACTACTTCGATGACTTTCTAGGCCAAATCGCCCTAGATCCGAAGACCCTCGCTGCAAAAGACTCCGAACTGGCTAGATTCATTCGCAAAATCCGCTCCACTGGTAACGCGCGCTTCATCATGACCACTCGCGCCTACATCTTCGAAGAAGCCAGAAGGTTGTCAGATCATTTAGCCGATCCGCAGCTAGATATGAACAAATACATCCTGGACGTGGGAATATATACACGCCGAATTAGGGCGCGCATCCTATACAACCACTTGCTGGCCCGAAGCACGCCGCTATCGTTCGTGCAAGCCTTGATCCTCAGCGGAGAATTGCCCAGCATCATCGATCATCCGAATTACAATCCTCGTGTCATTGAGTGGATGACGGATGTGAATCGTCTTCAGAACGTGGCGCCAGATGAATATGTTGGCACCTTTATGGGCGCCCTCGACAACCCCCATAATCTTTGGGATACCGCGTTCCGCACGCACCTCAAGCCGCACTGTCAGCACCTCTTAATTGCACTTTTCTTTATGCAACAGTACGGCGCGGACCTTGATGACCTGCGCATTGCTTACGACGCACTTCACGCGGTCCTATGTGAAAAGCACCGGCTGTCTTCTACGCCCAAAGATTTCGTTGAGTCCATTAGAATTCTAGAGGGCGGATTCATCGCTCTCACAGGTCGCAGCGCTTCGTTCGTCAACCCTTCGCTTCGCGACTACTTATCCGACTATCTGAGCGATTTTGCATTGCTCCGCACCATCGCACCAACCGCGCAATCGGCGCGCTGGGCGAGAAATCTCTGGAGGCACGCTCAAGCCATCGACTTGGGTGATGGCCAGCACAGGCAATTGGTATTGTCTTTGGTGCCAGTCGCTGAATCATTCCGAAGCATTCCTCTTTTCAGGCAGAGCCATCAAGATCCTAACTCACTAGAGACACGCGACCTTCAAAACGCCGAGAGAATTCGCGTGATACTTGAATGGTGGCTGGTTACCGGCGAAAAATCTTTGGCAGCCTCAGCACTAGCGTATGCCGAAAACCCAGCAGAGCCATTTCGGTCGTGGCGAGACCTGGAAGATATGACGAATATTTTTCTAGATCTTTCAGAAGCAGAATATGATTCACTTCCTGACCGCAAGAAGCTATTGGCGGTGCTAGAGAAAACATTGATTCGCTTCTTGCAGGAAGGCTTAAGCGGCGAGGAGCTGACTCAAATGGCGGCAGCTGTAGACGCGGCGGATGGGTTGCTTAGCGATCATGCAAAATTGGATGTCGCTGACGGAATTCGATACCAGATTGAACACACCTCATCAATGAGTTATCAGACGGAGTCCCTATCCGAATTAGATGACTATGGACGTGCACTGAAACGGCTCGCGCGTCACTCAAACATTTCTATGACAGAGCTCAGTCACGCGCTATCTTTGCTTGATGACCGGCGGGATGAAATTGAGCTGACTATCCACCAGATACCTTCGCCATCTGTTTCCCGAGTGGCTGGTGCGGAACCAGAGATCTTCAGCGATGTAGACCTGAGCAATTTGTTCTCTCCATTGCTCTTTAGACAGCATGACCAATAGCTCCGACCACAACATCCATTTAACCGCGCCGTCGATAGCCCCAACGGGGTAGCTTCGCTAGCTCGTCAAGCACAGCGCGTAACCCTTCATCACTTTCCACGGCCAGCGCGTCGGGCTTATTGCCGTCGATGAGAACATCAACGCGCCACGCTTCGCGGCTCTTGCCCGCCGCTAGGTCCAACGCTCGCAGATAAGTCCGATAGCGGGAGTTATGGATGTGGCGCAGATGCCACCGCATGAATTCCGTTGTCGAAATACGGCCCTCACTCCGGGATGCGTATTCGGGATTTCCCGGCATGTACTCGCTTGAGTCCAGCGCGGAGCCGGCGGCGGTCAATAAGAAGGCGGTATCGTCGGCCAACGCGGCGCGCTGTTCTGGCGTTCGCTGCACCCGCTCTTTCAGTTCGCGCGAACGCTGCATGCACTGGGCCGCAAGCTCGATCAAATCATGGTCGAGGTAGGGGTTTCTAGGTGGGTTGCGCATGGTTGCGCCCTCAAGGCTCGACGCCCGCAGTCTACGCCCGCACGTCGCACCCGGTGAGACGGTAAAACCCGCTTACACAAAGGCACTTCGTAGGCCCATCGACGTGCGCGCGCGAATCTGACCCGAGTTTCTACCGGGTCCGCCATGTCCACTTTTACCGCCGTCGATCTGTCGCGTCTTCCGCCGCCCGCGCTGGTGGAACCGCTGGATTACGAAACGATCCTGGCGAAGCGCATCGCGAAATTCCGCGAGCTGTTTCCGGACTTCGACGGGCTCACAGAATCCGATCCGTCGATCATCCATTTGCAGGAAAGCGCTTATCGCGAATTGGTGTTCCGCCAGCGCGTCAACGACGCCGCGAAAGGCGGAATGCTCGCTTATGCAACAGGGACCGATCTTGACCACATCGGCGCACGCGACAACATCACGCGTTACATGCTCGATCCCGGCGACCCATCGCGCGGCATCCCGCCCATCTTCGAAAGCGATGCGGACTTTCGCCGCCGCATTCAGCTGGCGCCGGAAGGTTTCTCGGTCGCCGGCCCGGAAGGCGCCTACATCTTCCATGCGCTCAGCGCAGACCCGGACGTATTGGACGCGAGCGCGACCAGCCCGGCGCCCGGTGAGGTGCTGGTCACCGTCCTGGCGCGTCGCGGCGATGGCACCGCATCGCCTGCCTTAGTGAGTGCGGTTGAACGCGTGTTGACCGATGACCGCATTCGGCCGCTGACCGATTACGTCAAAGTGCAGTCGGCGCGCATCGTGCCGTTCGAAGTACGCGCCACGGTCTACACCTACGCCGGCCCCGATTCGTCATTGGTCATCGACGAATCCGTCAAACGGCTGCGTCGCTACATCGAAGAGTCGCACCGACTCGGCCGCGACGTTCCGCGCTCGGGCCTGTTCTCCGTCCTGCACTCCGAAGGCGTGCAGCGCGTCGAACTGCACTCGCCTGCGGCCGATATCGTGATCGATCGGACCCAAGCCACGAACTGCACGGCCGTGGATATCGCCGTTGGCGGCGTCGATGAATAGCCTGCTACCGCCGAACGCAACCGCATTCCAACGCGCCCTAGAAGCCACCAACGCGGCAGTTACAGAGGTTCCGATTCCGCTGCGCGAGATACGCGACCCGGATCGGTGTCCGCTTGCGTTCCTGCCGTGGCTGGCCTGGGATCGATCGATAGATTCTTGGAAGCCGTATTGGTCCGAACACGTGAAGCGCGCCCGTGTTCGCACCGCAACAGAGATTCAGCGCCGCAAGGGCACGGCGCAGAGCGTGCGCGACGTGGTGTCCGCGTTCGGCGGCGCAGTGGTGTTGCGCGAATGGTGGCAGATGGAGCCCAAGGGGCCGCCGCACACGTTCGACGTGCAGTTGACCGTCTCCGGCGAAGCCGGACAGGTCGCCACCAAAGAGTTTGTGGCGGACGTGATCGCGGAAATCGCGCGAACGAAACCCGTGCGGTCGCACTTCACTTTCACGCAAGGCGCCTATGCCGTCGGCGGCGTTGGCGTCGCCGCTGCGGCCCGCGTCGCCGTGCATCGCCGCTTGCAGTTCCAAGCCATCGAACCCAAGGACAACGCAACCTCGTGAGCGGACTTTTCATCACTGTTACCAGCGCCGGCTATCGAGCGTTGGTAAATCGCACCAACACCGGGACAAACCCGGTCACCGTGACGCATATCGGCCTGAGCGCTGCGACCTTCACCAGCACCGAGGACATGACCGCCCTTCCCGGCGAGTTCATGCGCCTGACCAGCTTCGGCGGTGTCGCAGTCGCTAAGGACACGTTGCACCTGTCCATCCGCGACGACGGCCCGGGCCAGTACGCCTATCGCGCGTTCGGTCTGTATCTGAGCGACGGCACGTTGTTTGCCATCTACAGCCAACCCGGCGTGATCCTGGACAAGAGCGCGGCCGCGTCCATGCTGCTGACCGCCGACGTGCGCTTCCAAAGGATCGACGCGACGACGCTGGTGTTTGGTGACACGTACTGGTTGAACCCGCCTGCGACCGAGACCGTGCAAGGTGTTGTAGAGATTGCCGACCGTGTCGAGGCCATCGCCGGCACAGACCACACGCGCGCCCTGACGCCGTTCGGCGGCAAAGCATTGGTAGACGCACGCCTGGGCGAGAACGCCCCGAGCGCATTTGTAAAAACGCTGTTGGCAGCGGCAACCGCGGTGGCCCTGCGCGGATCGCTGGGCCTGGGTTCCGCGTCGGTGCGCAACGAGGGCCACGGCAATAACTTGGATGCCGACAAGCTCGACGGCGAACACGGCGCGTTCTACCGCGATTTCGGAAATCTCACCAACGTACCGAGTGACTTCACCCCGAAGGCACATCGCCACGCCTGGGCCGAACTGGACGGGGTGCCCGATACCGCGCGGCGCTGGCCGACGTTCGAAGAAGTCACCGGCCGCCCCGACGCCTATAAGCCGCTGGCGCATACACACGCCATCGCCGACGTGAACGGCCTGCAACCCGCTTTGGACAGCCGCGCCAACAAGGCCCACCAACACGACGGCACGGATATCTCCGGCCGCCTGGGTGGCGTCGGAAAGACTATTGGCGATTGGAACACCGCGACGGAAAACGGTTGGTACATGGCGTCAGGCGCGGCGAACGCCCCTATCGCGGGCGAGTGGTTCATCGGCGAAGTTGTTCAGCACAACAGCGATTGGCAGACACAAACCGTCTGGACGTTCGCGTCCAACTTTCGCAACCTCTGGCGGCGACAGAAGTCGGGCGGAACGTGGACTGCCTGGGAGCGTTGCCACTTGCACGAAAGCACGCTGGACACGCGCTACGCGGTGCGTCGGGACAACGTGAGCTTTCGTGACGTAACCGCAGACCGTGGCGACGGTACCGGCGTGATCTTCCTCAACGCCAGCTTGAACCGCTATCTGTATTGGGACGGGACCAACTACAGCTTTAATGAAGCCTCGGTTTCTATGCCGGGCGGCTTGAACACGGGCTCGTCGCGCCACCTGAAAACCGATTTGCAGGCCCTGCCCTATGGCCTGGCTGAAATCGAGCGTATCCGGGTCAAGGTCGGCCAATACAAAAGCGACTTCCAAAGCGACGGGCGCCGCCGTTGCTTCGTGATCGCCGAACAGCTCGCGCCAATCATCCCCGAAGCGGTGCGTAAAAAGTCGGTGCTGTTCCGAGGCAAGCGGTACGCCGCCGTCGAGTACATCCAACTGATTCCCGTGCTGATTCGTGCGGTGCAGCAGTTGTCCGCATTGGTCCGCCAACTGACTCGGCGGGTAGACCGCGTGCATCAACGTCTTGCGAAGTTGGAACGGGGCGCATAAGCATGGCGACGCTCATCAAGCACCAAGGCCTGCTGTTCGAAGACCTGTTCGACCCGGACATTATGGGTGACGGTCCTGTGGCGGGGCGCTGTTTCCACAACGGCCAGCCGCTGCGATTCGCGCATATCCAGTACGGCAGGAAACGTGCCGACGTGAACTTTCGCGTCAACAACGTGGACGTGTCCAACTTGTGGGCCGCGAAGGGCACGGCGTCGTATATCAGTAGAGGCGGTGTTCCTGACCACATCAGCGATCTTCAGGTGGTGCCACCGACCGGCGGCAGTTCCTCGGCGTTCGTCAGCTTCCGTGCAACGGGTCAAGTCATGTGGACAACTGACGCAGGGGCGCCCGGCGTCGGCACTTGGGCGCCCGGCACCGGAAGCCCCGGCGCCGCGTACGACATCAAGTATCAGAATCTCGGCGTTAGTTCTGGTGGCTCATTGAACGGCGCTGACAACGTTTGGCGGCAGATAAGTTCGGACCAACCTTGCAGCCTAGGAATATTCGCTAGCAACGGCCAATCACGCAGCGCGTCCGCATCAGTCAACGTGCAGATTCGTCGCCGATCCGATGGCGCGATCCTATTGAACTTCAACCTGAACTTCTCTGCTTCTGTCGTAAGCGACGGCTAACCCGAACCGCGCACGTGTAACGCCGTTACACGTGCGCGTTGTCGTGCGCGCGATTCGACCGGCGCCGATCCTGGGGACATGCAAAACAACGCCGACATTCTGCGCAAGATCGCGAACATGATTCGCATCGGCACCATTACCGAAGTCGATTACGGTTCAAAAACCGCACGCGTGTCGTCGGGCGATCTCACAACCGACTTTCTGCCCTGGTGCACGGGCCGCGCGGGCAAGCGCTCGAATTGGTCCCCGCGCAGCGTCGGCGAACAAGTCATCCTCGTTTGCCCGCAAGGCGAGACGACGCGCGCTTTCATTCTCGGATCGCTCTACAGCAAAGCGAACCCGGCGCCCGATGACGGCGAGAACCGCCACGTAAACCGCTACGGCGACGGTGCGGTTATCAGCTACGACGAAGACGCGCACGCCTTGCACGCGACCTTGCCGAGCGGCGGCACGGCCACGCTGTCGGCCGATGGCGGCATCACGCTAAACGGCCCGGTCACCATCAACGGCGCGACCACGATCAACGGCAATGCGTCGATCAAGGGCAAGGCCGAGGCGACCGAGGATGTCGTCGGCGGCGGCGTGAGCCTTGCGACCCATCCGCACAAACTCGTCATGCCCGGCACCGGCCTGTCGGGGCCGCCCGGATGATCGGCACCGACCGCCACACCGGCAAGCGGATCGACGGCGAGGCGCATTTGCGCCAGTCCATCACCGACATTCTGACCACGCCCATCGGCTCGCGCGTTATGCGCCGCGATTACGGCTCGCTGTTGTTCGAGCTGATCGACCAACCCATGAACGAAGCCACCCGCGTGCGCCTGTTCGGCGCGACCGCAACGGCGCTGCAACGGTTTGAGCCGCGCTTTCGCCTGACCCGCGTCGGCCTGTCGCCGGGTGACACGCCGGGATCGGCCCGCCTGGAACTTCAGGGGCAGCGGATCGACGGCGCCGGCCGCCGCGTGCCGGCCTCTCTTTCGCTCCCTCTCCCCATTCGCCTGTAACCCACCCCGGAGTTTCCTTTGGCCGACTATCACCACGGCGTTCGCATTACCGAAGTAAAGGATGGCGCGCGCTCCGTCCGCACCGTCTCCACGTCCGTCATTGGCATGGTTTGCACGTCCAACGACGCCGACGCGTCCGCGTTTCCGCTCAACCGTCCCGTGCTCTTGACCGACGTTCGCAAGGCCATTGCCAAGGCCGGCGTTAACGGCACCTTGCGCCCGGCACTGCAAGCCATCGCCGACCAATGCAGTCCCCTGGTCGTCGTCGTGCGCGTGCCGACCGGCACGGATGATGCGACCACGACCAGCAACGTCATCGGCGGCACCGAGACCGGCAGCTATACCGGCTTGTCCGCACTGCTCGCGGCGCAAGTGCAACTCGGCGTGCGCCCGCGCATTCTCGGCGCGCCCGGCGTCGATACCCAGCCGGTCGCGGTGGCGTTGGCGACCATCGCCCAGAAACTGCGCGGCATGGCCTACGTGAGCGCCGGCACCAGCGCGACCAAGGAAGACGCGGTGTTGTACCGCAAATCGTTCGCGCAGCGCGAAGTGATGATTGTCTGGCCGGACTTTGTGGCGTTCGACACGGTCACCAGCACCGCAAAACCTGCGTTTGCCGTCGCCCGCGCGCTCGGCCTGCGTGCCCGCATCGATCAAGAACAGGGCTGGCACAAAACCCTGTCGAACGTCGCCGTCAATGGCGTCACCGGCCTGTCGCGTGACGTGCATTGGGACTTGCAAGACCCGAACACGGACGCCGGCTACCTCAATGCGGGCGACGTGACGACGCTCATCAACAACAAAGGCCCCCGCTTCTGGGGCTCGCGGACGTGCAGCGATGATCCGCGATTCGCGTTTGAGTCGGCGGTTCGCACCAGCCAAGTCATCGCCGACACCTTCGCCGAACATTGCTTTCCCGACGTCGATAGCCCGCTTACGCCGCAGCGCGTCAAAGACATCATCGAATCGCTGAATGCTCAGTTCCGCGCCTGGAAAAACGGCGGCTACATCCTCGGCGGCAAATGCTGGTTCGACCCCGACGCGAACCCGAAGGAGTCCATTGCCGCAGGCCGCTTGCGCCTTGCCTACGACTACACGCCCGTGCCGCCGATGGAAGACCTGACTTTGGCTGCAACGATCACCGACGAATACATCAACGACTTCGCCAGTCGTTTGAGCGCCTAACCCCTTTCGCCTTGGAGACCACATGGCACTTCCCGCCAAACTCAAAAATTTCGGCGCCTTCATCGACGGTCAAAGCTATCTGGGTTTGGTCAACGAACTGACCCCGCCGCCGCTCAATCGAAAAATGGAGCCATATCGCGGCGGCGGCATGAATGGCGAGGTCGAAATCGATTTCGGCCCCGATGGCCCGATGATCTTCGAATGGAAGTGCGGCGGCTTCGTCCGCGACGCGCTGCGTCAGTACGGCGCGACCCGTCACGATGCGGTGCCGCTGCGCATTGCCGGCGCCTACCAGCGCGACGACACGTCGGAAATTATGGCGGTCGAGTTCGTCTTGCGCGGTCGGCACAAGGAAATCACGTTCGGCACCGTCAAAGCCGGCGACGATACCGAAACCACGTTCAAGACCACGTGCAGCTATTACAAGATCATTGTTAACGGTGTGACCGATATCGAAATCGATTTCATGAACATGATCGAGATCGTCGGCGGTGTGGACCGCCTCGCGCAGCAGCGCGCCGCCATCGGCTACTAACCCCGCGCCCGACGCAAGGTCGGGCGCTGTCTTTCTCTACCGCAAGGAACTCCCATGTCCAAGACCACCCCGGCCGAGATTCAAGCCGCGCAAGCCGATCCTGTCACTAGCGTGGATATCACGCTCGAACAGCCGTTCAAGCGCGGCGACACCCTCGTAACCACTGTGACCGTTCGCCGCCCCGTCTCGGGCGAGCTGCGCGGCCTGTCCATGCTCGACCTGATGCGCATGGAAATTGACGCGGTGCATAAGGTGTTGCCGCGCATCACGCAACCGATGTTGAACAGCTTCGAAGTGGCAAAGCTCGATCCGGCAGACACCGCGCAATTCGGCTTGGCGATTGGCGATTTTTTCGTGACGAAAGCGCAGCGGTCGGGCTCCCTGCCTGCGTAGATGACGCGATGGCCGATATAGCGGTCATCTTCGGTTGGACCCCCGCCGACATGGCGGATTTCTCCCTTTCTGAGTTAGCACAGTGGCGCGAGCGCGCCCGCGTGCGGAGTGGCGTGGACGAATGAGCAACGGCGGCGATTTGGCTTTGAAGGTGCGATTGGATGCGCTCGACCGCGCCAGTGCGCCCATGAAGCGGATCGCCGCCGCCAGCGAAGCCACGGCCCGCGCCTTGCGCGAGACCCAAGGCCGACTCAAGGAACTGGACCGCGCACAGCAGCAGATTGCCGGCTTTCGCCGGCTCAAGAACGAAGCCGATGCGAGCGGCCAAGCGCTCAAGGCGCAGCAGCAGCGACTGGCGGACGTGCGCGCGCAGATGGAACGCTGCGGCGTCGCGAGCAAGACGCTATCGCAGAACTATGCGCGGGCCGAGCGGCAAACCGAAAAGCTCCGGTTCGCGCACATCAACAAACTGCGCGCCCTCAAGGGCGCAAAGGAAGGGCTCGCCGCTGCGGGCATCGAGACCAAACAACTCGGCGACCACGAACGCCGGTTGGCGGCCGAGATGGCGCAGACCAATCAACGCATTGCACAGCAGCGGCAACAACTTGGAAGACTCGCCCAACAGTCCCGGCAGGCGCAGGCGGCGCAGCAGCGCATGGCGAAGACACAGCAGCAGGCGGGCGCGCTGGCCGCTGCGGGCGCGGGCCTGGGCGCGGCGGCCGGCACCCTGGCCGCGCCGCTGGCGTTCGCCATCAAATCCTATGCGTCCTTCGAAGACGCGATGACCGGCGTTGCGCGTCAGGTCAAGGGAGCGCGCGACGAACAAGGGAAGTTGACGCCGCT is a genomic window containing:
- a CDS encoding glycoside hydrolase family 19 protein codes for the protein MFTETQLAAAVQCPPARAVRWLSPLLRAMHRQGITTPRRAAHFLAQLGHESAGLSRLEENLNYSASRLLEVFEDHFNPATAAQYAGQPERIGNRVYASSNGNRNESSGDGYRFRGRSPVHLTGRANYRWIGELLGLPLEAQPDLATGVEVGADIAAAYWRGRGLNILADENDTLGVSRKLNLGRTDTRRLPNGWVDRAARTKRALAAFGLAA
- a CDS encoding phage tail protein translates to MNKPASLRAHLAKAIPELQRNPESLLVFVEEGSLISTAQTSESFELRYRLSLVLVDFVGDANRLFLAVLRWAALHQNELLANPDRRGDIAFEVDVIDHERADVEIRLPLTERIGVLVLQNGEDRITPWPEPKFDPESWCNFGMVP
- a CDS encoding phage virion morphogenesis protein, which produces MNDLEQLETWATPLIAALAPSARSKLLQALAVDLRRSQQRRIAQQRNPDGSVYAPRKPQREDRAGRIRRGAMFRRIRMARHLRATSNADGLRVGYAGRVARIARVHQEGGIDIAKRGGASIRYARRQLLGFNEKDRELVQSWLLNHLSQTAPLPR
- a CDS encoding baseplate assembly protein gives rise to the protein MSTFTAVDLSRLPPPALVEPLDYETILAKRIAKFRELFPDFDGLTESDPSIIHLQESAYRELVFRQRVNDAAKGGMLAYATGTDLDHIGARDNITRYMLDPGDPSRGIPPIFESDADFRRRIQLAPEGFSVAGPEGAYIFHALSADPDVLDASATSPAPGEVLVTVLARRGDGTASPALVSAVERVLTDDRIRPLTDYVKVQSARIVPFEVRATVYTYAGPDSSLVIDESVKRLRRYIEESHRLGRDVPRSGLFSVLHSEGVQRVELHSPAADIVIDRTQATNCTAVDIAVGGVDE
- a CDS encoding phage tail protein I; translation: MNSLLPPNATAFQRALEATNAAVTEVPIPLREIRDPDRCPLAFLPWLAWDRSIDSWKPYWSEHVKRARVRTATEIQRRKGTAQSVRDVVSAFGGAVVLREWWQMEPKGPPHTFDVQLTVSGEAGQVATKEFVADVIAEIARTKPVRSHFTFTQGAYAVGGVGVAAAARVAVHRRLQFQAIEPKDNATS
- a CDS encoding tail fiber domain-containing protein, with protein sequence MSGLFITVTSAGYRALVNRTNTGTNPVTVTHIGLSAATFTSTEDMTALPGEFMRLTSFGGVAVAKDTLHLSIRDDGPGQYAYRAFGLYLSDGTLFAIYSQPGVILDKSAAASMLLTADVRFQRIDATTLVFGDTYWLNPPATETVQGVVEIADRVEAIAGTDHTRALTPFGGKALVDARLGENAPSAFVKTLLAAATAVALRGSLGLGSASVRNEGHGNNLDADKLDGEHGAFYRDFGNLTNVPSDFTPKAHRHAWAELDGVPDTARRWPTFEEVTGRPDAYKPLAHTHAIADVNGLQPALDSRANKAHQHDGTDISGRLGGVGKTIGDWNTATENGWYMASGAANAPIAGEWFIGEVVQHNSDWQTQTVWTFASNFRNLWRRQKSGGTWTAWERCHLHESTLDTRYAVRRDNVSFRDVTADRGDGTGVIFLNASLNRYLYWDGTNYSFNEASVSMPGGLNTGSSRHLKTDLQALPYGLAEIERIRVKVGQYKSDFQSDGRRRCFVIAEQLAPIIPEAVRKKSVLFRGKRYAAVEYIQLIPVLIRAVQQLSALVRQLTRRVDRVHQRLAKLERGA
- a CDS encoding phage baseplate assembly protein V, whose product is MQNNADILRKIANMIRIGTITEVDYGSKTARVSSGDLTTDFLPWCTGRAGKRSNWSPRSVGEQVILVCPQGETTRAFILGSLYSKANPAPDDGENRHVNRYGDGAVISYDEDAHALHATLPSGGTATLSADGGITLNGPVTINGATTINGNASIKGKAEATEDVVGGGVSLATHPHKLVMPGTGLSGPPG
- a CDS encoding GPW/gp25 family protein, producing the protein MIGTDRHTGKRIDGEAHLRQSITDILTTPIGSRVMRRDYGSLLFELIDQPMNEATRVRLFGATATALQRFEPRFRLTRVGLSPGDTPGSARLELQGQRIDGAGRRVPASLSLPLPIRL
- a CDS encoding phage tail sheath protein — protein: MADYHHGVRITEVKDGARSVRTVSTSVIGMVCTSNDADASAFPLNRPVLLTDVRKAIAKAGVNGTLRPALQAIADQCSPLVVVVRVPTGTDDATTTSNVIGGTETGSYTGLSALLAAQVQLGVRPRILGAPGVDTQPVAVALATIAQKLRGMAYVSAGTSATKEDAVLYRKSFAQREVMIVWPDFVAFDTVTSTAKPAFAVARALGLRARIDQEQGWHKTLSNVAVNGVTGLSRDVHWDLQDPNTDAGYLNAGDVTTLINNKGPRFWGSRTCSDDPRFAFESAVRTSQVIADTFAEHCFPDVDSPLTPQRVKDIIESLNAQFRAWKNGGYILGGKCWFDPDANPKESIAAGRLRLAYDYTPVPPMEDLTLAATITDEYINDFASRLSA
- a CDS encoding phage major tail tube protein, whose protein sequence is MALPAKLKNFGAFIDGQSYLGLVNELTPPPLNRKMEPYRGGGMNGEVEIDFGPDGPMIFEWKCGGFVRDALRQYGATRHDAVPLRIAGAYQRDDTSEIMAVEFVLRGRHKEITFGTVKAGDDTETTFKTTCSYYKIIVNGVTDIEIDFMNMIEIVGGVDRLAQQRAAIGY
- a CDS encoding phage tail assembly protein, with the translated sequence MSKTTPAEIQAAQADPVTSVDITLEQPFKRGDTLVTTVTVRRPVSGELRGLSMLDLMRMEIDAVHKVLPRITQPMLNSFEVAKLDPADTAQFGLAIGDFFVTKAQRSGSLPA